A window of Cupriavidus taiwanensis contains these coding sequences:
- a CDS encoding AAA family ATPase translates to MAKLIVDKGEAAPLALEIAADEANVNEKEIVRLTKVEVEHFRGFSERHSFEFKNPYTFVYGPNGTGKSSLCEALEYGLLASIHEAESKRIPVSDYIRNATSRKSAKPVLYGDTAEEKGIEVKADPRTFEFCFIEKNRIDGFARVAANTPAAQQARLAALFGLEEFNAFATQFNESLDPYLDCVGKKGKDLADRTKGIAGHQVILEGLPVKAKTAETRGAVLLGKYPECKDLENQGSSNRSRRQRWQAKG, encoded by the coding sequence TTGGCGAAACTGATCGTTGACAAGGGGGAGGCAGCGCCTCTGGCACTCGAAATCGCGGCCGACGAAGCGAACGTCAACGAGAAGGAGATCGTTCGGCTTACCAAAGTCGAGGTCGAGCATTTTCGTGGGTTTTCCGAGAGGCACTCTTTCGAATTCAAAAACCCGTACACGTTCGTCTATGGGCCGAACGGGACGGGAAAGTCTAGTCTCTGTGAAGCGCTCGAATACGGATTGCTCGCCTCGATCCACGAAGCGGAATCAAAGCGGATACCCGTCTCGGACTACATCAGGAACGCAACATCGAGGAAGTCGGCGAAACCCGTTCTGTACGGAGATACCGCGGAGGAGAAGGGAATCGAAGTGAAAGCGGACCCCCGCACTTTCGAATTCTGCTTCATCGAAAAGAACCGGATCGACGGATTCGCGCGGGTGGCCGCCAATACCCCGGCCGCCCAGCAGGCGCGGTTAGCGGCGCTGTTCGGCTTGGAAGAGTTCAACGCGTTCGCAACGCAGTTCAACGAGAGCCTCGACCCTTACCTGGACTGCGTCGGAAAAAAGGGGAAGGATCTCGCGGATCGGACGAAGGGGATCGCCGGACACCAAGTGATCCTCGAAGGCCTCCCGGTGAAAGCCAAAACCGCCGAAACGCGAGGCGCCGTGCTGCTCGGGAAATATCCGGAGTGCAAGGACCTCGAAAATCAAGGCAGCTCTAACCGGTCCCGAAGGCAACGGTGGCAAGCAAAAGGCTAA
- a CDS encoding AAA family ATPase, which produces MLSKIAKLPAPAAAVGFIGAPEVGSFSAEASDAKDAAGIETFLRAVPAKRELLQALKDATGTHNGKVEQSKAAIKKLEDDNLAISKDLEEIVAISTLIATNATSETEATQAIAKFNRENEELIREAEAEKPGVARNLSYSIAYVSLREKLLAYNAGLPLALAAELNEKTLKFYNEINKNDHASDRLKSLRLPTAVGERIEIEFENGDRCDALQVLSEGHIRCLGLAILLAKITTDRLPFLIFDDVVNSIDDEHRGAIIDLILNPEEVGKRQLIVTTHGEDFVKRLENAVPMKKYEETVTRIDFLVPFAAKKIIVKLDSPRHYLTVAVRSHEEGRTRDSLSYVRKAFEEELNRLWKKIANKKLSAQISVGMMGPGNPDLMSLATGLHQFLSRKDVTVFQKVVPHLGEMLGYGEKHKLEWNYLNKGTHEEDRVEEFDAAIVRRMLETVIKLDEAIDAPQA; this is translated from the coding sequence TTGCTTTCGAAAATCGCCAAGCTTCCCGCGCCCGCCGCTGCTGTCGGGTTCATCGGAGCGCCCGAGGTCGGCTCGTTCAGCGCCGAGGCTTCCGACGCCAAGGATGCGGCGGGCATCGAGACCTTCCTCCGAGCCGTGCCGGCAAAGCGCGAGCTCCTTCAGGCGCTGAAGGACGCGACCGGTACTCATAACGGAAAGGTCGAACAATCCAAAGCCGCGATCAAGAAGCTCGAGGATGATAACCTCGCGATCTCCAAGGACCTCGAGGAAATCGTGGCTATCTCGACCCTCATCGCTACGAACGCGACGAGCGAGACGGAGGCGACGCAGGCTATCGCGAAGTTCAACCGGGAGAACGAGGAGCTCATCAGGGAGGCGGAAGCAGAGAAACCGGGAGTCGCAAGAAACCTGAGCTACAGCATCGCTTACGTCTCGCTCCGCGAAAAGCTCCTGGCCTACAACGCCGGACTGCCCTTGGCCCTGGCCGCGGAGCTCAACGAAAAGACGCTCAAGTTCTACAACGAGATCAACAAGAACGATCACGCTTCCGACAGGCTCAAGTCCCTGAGGCTGCCGACGGCCGTGGGTGAGAGGATAGAGATCGAGTTCGAAAACGGGGACAGGTGCGACGCGCTCCAGGTCCTCAGCGAAGGTCACATTCGGTGCCTCGGGCTCGCGATTCTGCTGGCGAAGATCACCACGGACCGCCTCCCGTTCCTGATATTCGACGATGTCGTGAACTCGATCGACGACGAGCACCGTGGCGCGATCATCGACCTCATCTTAAATCCGGAAGAAGTGGGCAAAAGGCAACTCATCGTCACGACCCACGGTGAGGATTTCGTGAAGCGCCTCGAGAACGCCGTGCCAATGAAAAAGTACGAGGAAACGGTGACCCGAATCGACTTCCTCGTGCCGTTCGCCGCCAAGAAGATCATCGTGAAGCTCGATTCGCCCCGCCACTACCTCACGGTGGCCGTCCGAAGCCACGAAGAAGGGCGTACGCGCGACTCCCTGAGTTACGTCCGAAAGGCCTTCGAAGAAGAGCTCAACCGTCTCTGGAAGAAGATTGCAAATAAGAAGCTGTCGGCGCAGATAAGTGTGGGGATGATGGGGCCGGGAAACCCTGACCTCATGAGCTTGGCGACGGGGCTTCACCAGTTCCTCAGCAGGAAGGACGTGACAGTGTTCCAGAAAGTCGTGCCACACCTGGGCGAGATGCTTGGATATGGCGAGAAGCACAAACTCGAATGGAACTACCTGAACAAGGGAACCCATGAAGAGGACCGGGTGGAAGAGTTCGACGCGGCGATCGTTCGGCGCATGCTCGAGACCGTCATCAAGCTCGACGAGGCGATCGATGCTCCGCAGGCCTGA